Genomic window (Drosophila albomicans strain 15112-1751.03 chromosome X, ASM965048v2, whole genome shotgun sequence):
CAGCTCCCACTCGGCGTTAGTTCGGCTCCAAAAACTGCAACATTGTTAATCAACTGTGCGTGTCGCATAAGTTGAATTTGTGTTCAGTTTCGGGCTTTAGTATACCTCTTAAATAGATTATATAGAAGAGGTTCGATTGCGGGTttagttagtatattttgtgaatgATGTTATGAGTCATGTTTAAGCAgcttttgttaaataatatttcacgaaatgaagaaaacatttatatattgcaTTAACAAATATCGTAGGGTAACTGCTGCGCTTTGTTTCAAAACGGTTTCATTAGCAATCGAGTTTGGGTTTTGGATTTCGAGTGGGTTGCATTTTGGCTTTGGTCAACTGGATGACTGCCTGCGAAAATGGGCTTGGTTTTTTGGGTGGGTTTTGGGGGTAGACGACTGTTGATTGAGGTCGAAGAGGGGGCGTTTGAGGTTTTTAGTCTTTTTTCGCTCGGTGTCCGGCTTAGTGCGATCTAAATAAGTGGAAAATTATTGTTGTCTCGAGAGTGGCTGAGAAATGACGCTGATTACGATGCATTTAAAGGGACGTTAAACCAATTTAGGGGATTCCCCCAGTTTATGTGGCATAACTGTATGCCAACTTTTTGACACTGAACTTGAGCGAGCTAACTATAGatattattcagtatatatttggtataaatgTGATTTTATGAGGAAActaattaatgttttatatagactagtatattttatataaatatagtttagtTTATTCGGCTTCTATGACACAAAACTTAAGAATGTCAACTATAGATTGGTTCGACTTCAATGAAGTTCGAGAAGTTTagtatattactatatatatttcgtatatatgatattttttgtgggaagctaataaaatatgtacatagtttagtatattttagtttagtataTTGGATAcattattaagtatatatatttagtatagaTTCTCCCAGTTTATATAGTTCACTATGTTTTGGTTGCCGtattttgtttagtatttcattCGATTTTTACGAAATACTTTTCATTTGAACCTTATTCATATAATTTGCTTAAGCAGAAAAATCACCTAAacttatattaattaatttttaagaaatacatGATATATTATGATAATTGGCGTAcaaatattgcagtatttttttttgtttcttgcttCACAGTTTTTTAGCTTcgatctttttatttatttgccatgtTTTCCCATACTgtttgttattgattttttttttgtttctctttgaTTGTTTGGGCTGTGCGACAACTTGTCAAATGTTTCGATCTTTCGACATTAACTACAtatgttacacacacacacacacacatacaacattCATagtaattgtgtgtgtgcgagttttTGCTATTGGTTTTTACGTACAATTTGCAGCGGCGTGTAAATAAAAGAGCTGACATTGCAGCTCACatctctgcgtgtgtgtgtgtgtgagtgtgtgtgtgaatgcagCTGGCAATATGGTTGCATTAAATTGACCAGAAAAACAGCAGAGAGTAGCTGcctaattgaaatttcatgTTCTGCAATAAGTGTAGAGATGGCGACAAGAGACGAAGGACGACAACGGGATGGGGCGGGGCGTGGTGGGGCGACAAAGGGCGTTAAGGGGCGTTAACTCGGTTCGCTAATACTCGCCGATTATCAAACACAACAATTTGCCGTGAGAgcgatacaaaaaaaaaaaaaaaacaggaggaagagagcgagagggacaaagagaaagaggaatGTGGAACGTAATTCGGATAAGCACTTTGTTTAGGGCATTAATCGCCGCGACAGCAATTTGTTACATCGATAGACGCGATAGATAATTAACGGAAACGACAAACTCGACCAAATTAAATATCGAAACGCTAAAACTGTACAGCAACTGAATGCAACAAAGATGATTCAAGATAGAAGGCTACTGCAATTTTTTTGGTACACtatgatataaatatatttgtgtgtcatactttatcgatataccaaatatagcctttggtatattttaatatttctttcggcatattaatttggtatatttttaaaagtttttgaagATAATCTGTATGAATGTATTCTaaatcgatatatcaaatatagccttcgatattttgaaatattattttggtatatgttaattcggtatatttttagaatatggcttttttaaaaattgtacatATCATTCtaatttagcattttttggtatattaattaggtatattttaagaatacggTATTTTTGACAAAATATTCCGCAAAGAGGAGGAAGTGTGTTATACAACATTCATACATGCATACAACATTCACGAGAAATTAATTAACCCAAAATTGAAAGCTCTAATTCtagtctttagtatattttagtattttttcggtatatttatttgatatatttttaaaatacgtTTTTCTCTCAATTTGTTCCAAAGTTGGTTGCTCCAATGTTAGTCTGcggtgtatttttagtattttttgggtatatttttaaatagaaagcgggtatctcactcGACTTTCGTCTtatgtttctttctttttttttcctctttttgaTTGTGGAATCTCATAAATTCTCTATTAAATGCTTTGGTTTGAATTTTGAATGGATTTTTGTTACTATAGCTGATTTTTGAAGAATGATAATATCATAAGTAGGCAGCGTGTTGACGAGTCGAAATTGCTTAAACATTTTCTCAGTCAAAGCTGATACAAAAGCTGGTCAACAAGTCAACAACAGAAAATATTGGaaacaaaaattgataaattcataaacttttattttgtaaagagaaagagaaacaagaaaaagaaaagaacgaTGGACACTGGCATGAAGCTGATgtatgaggaggaggagactTTGCTTATGAGCGATGCGGGCAATGATGAGGAAATGATGCACGTgtctgtggcagctgcagtgATGCAACTAGAAGCTTTGAACAATATGCAACTGAATGGGGAACTGGAACCggaagctgaagttgaaggtGAAGTTGAAAGCAAACTTCAGACTGGTGGCAAAGAGTGGCAGCCAGAGAAGCCGAGTGCATGTGTGCGCTTCCTTCTACGCATGGGCTTTGGGGCCATCATGCATCCATATGAGTATGCCAAGGTTCTGATGCAGTTGGGTCACGAGCCGCTGCCCGCTGTGGCAGCCACCAGCTGGCTGGGCAAGTcaacgttgctgctgccgagTGTGCATCAATATTTGCGCTACATCAAGCACACGGATGGCTTCGTGGGACTCTATCGGGGATTGGGCGCTCGCTTCCTTAGCTGCGCCATCTCGGCCATGTTCTCGGAGAGTCTTGTTCACGTGTTGGGCATGTCACGGACCAGACAACGACGTCGCAAGCTCCATCGTCGCAGCAATTGCTTTAAGGAGTACGCATGGAATCTGATGCGAGATGGCATTGTCGTCACCACTGGCTTGATCTTTTCGCATCCCTTTTATGTGATCTCGGTGCGTCAGATGGCTCAGTTCGTTGGTCGTGAGGTTGCCTACAACGATCTGCGCAGCAGCATCCATGAAATCCTACAGCATGATGGTCCTTTGGGTTTCTATGCGGGCTTTGTGCCGCGTTTGCTTTGCGATCTTGGCGTGCTCTTTGTCACCAGCACTTTGAGTGCTGCTTGTGAGCGACTCTGTGTCGATCGATCGTCGATGCGACAAATGGAATACAATTCGGTGCTGTTTCAGTTTGGCGCTGTTCTCCTGTTGTATCCCCTCCAAGTGGTTGGCGCCTGCATGGCCTGCTCGGGCTCGGGGATTGCGGCTGGGGCTCCGCCCTTCATGCCCGTCTATGGCCAGTGGATCGATTGCCTCATGGATCTGTTTGCCCGTGGCGATCACTATCGTGGCGCCTTCATATTTCGTCGCACGTTGCCTCGCCTGCAAATGAATCGCATGCACGATGCCTTCCCTATTTCCCGCATGATTTGAGAGGTTTCATTTAGATGGATGACGGTGCTTGGTTCATTGAGCGTATGCTTGATGATGATACTTTTCCCATTTTCAGCTTGATTTGAAAAGGTTCTATTAAACGTTTGATTTAAGAAATAGCTaagaaaatgttattattacacccgtaaatattttgattgttttgttgtacATTGTATaacattacatacatacatatgtcgtTTAGAATATGTcgattaattgcaaattattcaCTTTTGCTTGgacatattaaatttagatttcatatccttaaatttacattaaatttgaataaacaatTGATAAGCTGCTGCAGTTGGGTCTTGCGTTTTCAACCTTGGttgtcaatctggtatattctgtactgtaataaaatattgatatactaaataaagccgaaatataccgaaattttAGTGTTTGCTTGGTTGaccatctggtatattctgttctcgatggtatattttctatgtaATAgtgtattgatatactaaatatgattTTACAGTGATGCAGTTGGGCTTGgttgatatatattataaatataatagtatattgatatgctaataaatgctgaaattgatatactatattgcaattttttggatttttgcagtacattaatttagtatattttagcaataATATGAcattgatttgcatttatttaatatgggTAGAGAGCACATCCCactgttgctttcttactaattatgaatgaaatttcaacttatttcgccttaaaaacacaaaatgcaagGTTTCAAGTTGtcaaactttaatatttaaaatccGTTGAAATTGAAGCATTTAAGTTGGCGAACAGACCGTTTGTAATTGGTTTGTAGACAAGATAGAATCTGATCATTCCTGGGAATGTCTTCGGGGATAAAGAGGGAAGAATCCTTTCTGTCATTGTTGCttctgtgttgttttttttgctgtgtcgactgtttgttcattttttgggGAGCAGCTTGtactaatttgaattatttagctTGCGACACGAGAGTgggagaagagaagaggaaaCACCACACACTGGACACGCTTGTGGTCTCCGAAGAGGAACGAGTGGCAAGGAAAGGAACTGGAACTTGTGGGAATGGAATGCAAGCATGCTATTGTGTCagtttcttctctctctttctctctctctctctctttctgtctgtctttgtgtctgttgctgctgcataaAATGTCAGCAGAGATTAAGCGACTGAAAGCTGTTCATGTACAAGATTTTATGCACTAAACGaggcgccacacacacacacacacatacatagaacCTAGACAGCTGCACgtaatgaaaatatcaaaaatctTCAACGAAATGTGCCAACGGCTGATTTCAGGGGGGAAAGCGGGAAGATGAAGTAGGTGAATGTCAAGAGTGGAGAACAAGGGATaagagagtgtgtgagttttgcttcatttgaatgcgacgacgacacattgttcttgttgttgttgttggccatttttgttgttggccaggTTCATTTAGGCCAGAGAGAAATCAAAAGTCAAAAGTTAACACAGCCCGCAGAGACTTGAGTCCAAAATAAACGttgcacaacagcaacaacaacgaaccaGTTATTACACAcatgtgcgcgtgtgtgtgtgtgtgtgcagaggATGacaatgatgacgacgacacATTGCACAATGCGGGCCCCGAAAAATGGCATATAGACTTAATAaccaaaaaatgcaatcaGCAACAATGTGAACAGATCCGATGCACCCAACTTCAgtttcaacttcaactgcaactccCAACTTCAACTGCCTGCCTCTGGCAGATAGCTTGAGGCTTAGGATGCAAGATGGAagaaggagagggagaggaagagggaggagaaggagagggaGCGACACACAGGACACTGAGGATTTCGTAGGCAGTGTTCAAGTCAGTTTTCTGGACAGCCTTGTGACATTCACGCATGCatgcagcatcatcatcattatcaccATTAGCATCATCATTATTGTCGTCATGCTTGGTCATCATCAAAGTCTGCACTGCCTTTGTTTTGATTTACCCCGTAAACGGAGAGCAGAGTTGAGCTTAATAGACTTAAAAGTAGGTcgcaaaataatttcatatttgaatatgaaaaatatatattatatttatcggATATATGTTATAACTAATATATGATAGTAATcgttgaatatttatatttaacaagaaaacaaagctgtcttttatataaatataccaaattaatataccgcaaaaatactaaattataacAAACTATAtctcgatatacaaaatactacagtattaaaaatatgcgaGTATAATATACAGacaaaatactatttaaaatataccaacttagtatatcaaaaaaatacaaaattatgcCAAACAAATCTcgatatttttatagattcaAAAAAATAGTGTAGCATACAAAATATGCGAGCATAATATACAGaacaaatacttaaatattcaaataaatatcaaaaaatattgaaatataccaaactttATCTCGAAATACctttatattcaataatacAATAGCCTTAAAGATATGCGAGtataatataccgaacaattactaaaatgtaccaaattaatatacaaaaaaatactaaattataccaaacTTTATCTCGATATACCAATACATTACAAAATACTATAGCATACAAAATATGCGAGTTTAGTATAccaaacaaatgccaaaatataccaaactgtcTATTGATATACTAggtatacatttaaaatttatcataatatttaaaatatacgaaattgcTACCAAAACAATTACGATCTAACCTTATATcgttaaaaacttttaatttttgtatctgaggaatatttggtatttcttcTGTCGTTTTACAATGTTTGTTaagttacagggtatttgccAAGTCGATATCAGAAGCGCGTTGGTCTGTCTTGTAGCCTtgttgcaaaatgcaattaggCTAACGATGCAACACAATTTTGTGTTTAACTACTACAGCGATTCAGTTGGCTAAAGGATTTTACAGCTACAGGATCAGCATTCAAATGTCAGCGAGGGGCGCTTCAAGCAAACTATTTGAGGCACGACTTCTCTATGGTCTTTCCAAATGAAATACTCGTACTTTCATTGGATAACTCGAACTCTCTCGTTGGTAACTTAAAATGTAGCTCGTTTTCTCCTTTGCTCAGACTCGGGCTCTTAATTGTTTTGGGTTCATATCGATTTAATATTCTATATACTTGCATAGAGCAACTCTCGATTTAGCAATAGAAGGTGTCAATGCTGTGCTATTTCACACTTGAATTTATCAATTTCTTGCAAATTTATAGTACTATCTGCTTTTGCATTGTGCCGGAAATGTCGAACAAATGATGCGCTCTTGCACACTTGCACTCAAACTCAAAACTCGGTTTGCTGCCGCcttaattgatattaatattcaactaaattatgaattattgcCTCCGTTAtgcaatcaaattaataaattagcaGTCACATTAAGTTGCAAGCAAAGCGAGTCGACCCGACTAGAAGAGCTCTCGActacaatcaaaatgaaaagtttctGACAGTCGATATTCTCTCAACACGACAAAATGAGGCGGAGCAGGAAGTGAAAGAATAGCTCGACATTTACAACTCGTACAACATGTTGGAATGTTTATAATGTACGACAATTGCATGTATATCGTATATCATAATTAACAGCAGTCGCTACCCTGTAAATGCGCACATACTTCAAAGGGGTAGCATGGAGAGAATAACTAATTCAATAACTATAGcctgcggtatatttttagtgtttttgtagtatatttttggtatatttttagaaagtggtatctcacagtatatattataatttttgcggtatattcatttggtatacttttagaaAGTGGTATATCGCAGTAGATATcagtatttttacggtatatatttattaggtatatttttagagagTACTATCTGatagtatatattagtatttttgcggtatattaatttggtatattttacaatatggTATCTACCAGTCGAATCAACTCTACTGAAGGTTTCTTGCCTGTTCTTAATAGGTATCTGTCCCGTCGCAGAGCTGCTCGTTACAGCTGTCAAGCGATTAACAAATAGATATTAATGTTGAAACGC
Coding sequences:
- the LOC117569350 gene encoding mitochondrial carrier homolog 2, whose protein sequence is MDTGMKLMYEEEETLLMSDAGNDEEMMHVSVAAAVMQLEALNNMQLNGELEPEAEVEGEVESKLQTGGKEWQPEKPSACVRFLLRMGFGAIMHPYEYAKVLMQLGHEPLPAVAATSWLGKSTLLLPSVHQYLRYIKHTDGFVGLYRGLGARFLSCAISAMFSESLVHVLGMSRTRQRRRKLHRRSNCFKEYAWNLMRDGIVVTTGLIFSHPFYVISVRQMAQFVGREVAYNDLRSSIHEILQHDGPLGFYAGFVPRLLCDLGVLFVTSTLSAACERLCVDRSSMRQMEYNSVLFQFGAVLLLYPLQVVGACMACSGSGIAAGAPPFMPVYGQWIDCLMDLFARGDHYRGAFIFRRTLPRLQMNRMHDAFPISRMI